Proteins co-encoded in one Gopherus evgoodei ecotype Sinaloan lineage chromosome 4, rGopEvg1_v1.p, whole genome shotgun sequence genomic window:
- the SNAP23 gene encoding synaptosomal-associated protein 23, giving the protein MAELSPEEIQLRAHQVTDESLESTRRILGLAVESQDAGIKTVAMLDEQGEQLTRIEEGMDQINKDMKEAEKTLTELNKCCGLCVCPCNRTKNFESGKSYKSTWGDGVENSTDRVVSSQPGRVTNNQPQITGGASGGYITRITNDAREDEMDENLTQVGSILGNLKNLALDMGNEIDSQNKRIDRINEKADTNRDRIEQANVRAKKLIDN; this is encoded by the exons ATGGCTGAACTGTCACCAGAAGAAATTCAATTGAGGGCCCACCAAGTCACTGATGag TCTTTAGAAAGCACAAGGAGGATTCTTGGCCTGGCTGTTGAG TCTCAGGATGCAGGAATCAAGACAGTTGCCATGCTGGATGAACAAGGAG AACAACTAACCCGTATAGAAGAAGGCATGGACCAAATAAACAAGGACATGAAAGAAGCTGAAAAGACCTTGACAGAGCTCAACAAATGTTGTGGCCTCTGTGTCTGTCCTTGCAACAG AACAAAGAACTTTGAGTCTGGTAAGTCATACAAGTCAACCTGGGGTGATGGTGTGGAGAACTCAACAGACCGTGTTGTATCCAGCCAGCCAGGACGTGTAACAAATAATCAGCCACAGATCACTGGAGGAGCAAGTGGGGGATATATTACACG GATTACAAACGATGCCAGAGAGGATGAGATGGATGAAAATCTCACTCAGGTGGGAAGTATCCTGGGGAACTTGAAAAACCTGGCTTTGGATATGGGCAATGAGATTGATTCACAAAACAAGCGAATAGACCGGATAAATGAGAAG GCGGATACCAACAGAGATCGTATTGAGCAAGCCAATGTCCGAGCCAAGAAACTCATTGATAATTAA